Genomic DNA from Bacteroides zhangwenhongii:
TATTTCACATCATCCCATGTATCTGTTCTGAATGGGAAAGCACTCAATCCGAAAGTATTCCGTAAGGTAATATTGCCTACATAATTGCGGAAAGCATATCGTACGGCTATCGGTTGAGAGACCTGTTCGCTTTGTACTTCTACCTTGTTGCTACGTCCTACAACCTTAGCTTTTGCCGGATAGAATTTTTTGTCAGCTCCTGCTATTTCGAATCCTTCCAATTGTTCGAACGTGGGGAATAGTCCGGCACGAGCATTGTCGAATGCTACTATTGCTTTGCCGTCAGTATATTCCACGTTAGTCATCATAGGTCCGGTGGATGGCAGTTTGCGTACTCCGTAAGTTTGAGTTAATGCAAGAGTTGCAAGGCGGAGACCTACCGGTTCTTTTTGGGAAGGATGGATACAGAACTCATTGCCGATATCTGTGGTAGGAACAATACCGGAGTTTGGGATTGTTTTCAATGCGTTCACTTGAGCTTCGCGCAGTAAGGCAGCTTCTATATCACGACTGTTCTTATATTTATAAGGGGCAATCTGAACGTAATAGAAGGGCATATCCGGTGCTTCCCATACATTACGCCAAAGCTGTACCATAGCTGTCATCATCGGAGCATAGAACTGATAGTTGGATATGTTCGATTCTCCTTGATACCAAAGGAATCCACGTGCAGTGAAATTCTTGACAGGCCATAACATCAAGTTGTATAAACATTCCAAGCGTTGGCGTACATCCCGTTTCGGACTTTTGGCAGCTTCTATATTCATGCCTTCGATGGTACTTAATGTTTGTTCGTCCATCCATGCTTCGATTGCCGAACCTCCCCAACTGTTGATAACCAATCCTACCGGAAGATTGAGACTTTGGGTTAGCTGCTTGGCAAAGAA
This window encodes:
- a CDS encoding sialate O-acetylesterase, with protein sequence MKRQLLIPALLLLFLPFAQGKVKLPAMMGDHMVLQQNSSVKLWGRADGKKVTITTSWNNRTYRTSTDKDGNWLVKVDTPAGGYTPYSITISDGTPVTLSDILIGEVWICSGQSNMEMRMMGNSAQPVDNSLETILNAGNYRDRIRFITVPRIKDIQKRTDFEGKKWEVSSPETTIDCSATGYFFAKQLTQSLNLPVGLVINSWGGSAIEAWMDEQTLSTIEGMNIEAAKSPKRDVRQRLECLYNLMLWPVKNFTARGFLWYQGESNISNYQFYAPMMTAMVQLWRNVWEAPDMPFYYVQIAPYKYKNSRDIEAALLREAQVNALKTIPNSGIVPTTDIGNEFCIHPSQKEPVGLRLATLALTQTYGVRKLPSTGPMMTNVEYTDGKAIVAFDNARAGLFPTFEQLEGFEIAGADKKFYPAKAKVVGRSNKVEVQSEQVSQPIAVRYAFRNYVGNITLRNTFGLSAFPFRTDTWDDVK